The Populus nigra chromosome 14, ddPopNigr1.1, whole genome shotgun sequence genome has a segment encoding these proteins:
- the LOC133673070 gene encoding histone acetyltransferase HAC1-like, with product MDHPHKLTNHPSLAERDAQNKEARQQRVLQLRKMPDLLVHASQCRSPHCQYPNCRKVKGLFRHGIQCKTRASGGCVLRKKMWYLLQLHARACKESECHVPRCRDLKEHLRRLQQQSDSRRRAAVIVDEMS from the exons ATGGATCATCCTCATAAGTTGACAAATCATCCATCCCTGGCAGAGCGTGATGCACAGAACAAGGAAGCTAGGCAACAGAGGGTTCTGCAG CTCAGGAAAATGCCTGATCTTCTTGTACATGCATCACAATGCCGTTCTCCACATTGCCAATATCCTAATTGTCGCAAGGTGAAAGGTCTTTTCCGGCATGGGATACAGTGCAAAACTCGTGCATCTGGAGGCTGTGTCCTGCGTAAAAAGATGTGGTATCTCCTTCAACTTCATGCTCGGGCATGTAAAGAATCAGAATGCCATGTTCCACGCTGCAG GGACTTGAAAGAACATTTGAGGAGACTTCAGCAGCAGTCTGATTCACGACGAAGGGCTGCTGTGATTGTTGATGAAATGTCTTAA
- the LOC133673017 gene encoding coniferyl alcohol acyltransferase-like, with protein sequence MGATGGDDHQAAGMFSVTVTEKEVVAAVLPLHEHCLPLSNLDLLLPPLDVGVFFCYKRPTSSTLTISSSSPATNSYNFQSMVGVLKKAMAQVLVSYYAFAGEVVANSVGEPELLCNNRGVDFYEAVADIELMDLNLYNPDDSIEGKLVPRKKNGVLAVQATQLKCGGLVVACTFDHRIADAYSANMFLVSWPETAQSKPISLLPSFRRSLLNPRRPSCVDASLDNMYVPVSTLSPPKEPAPDADQLVSRIYYVKADDLNQLQSLASSKGNKRTKMESFSGFLWQLVAKYCAIKDDNNNNACKKISKMGIVVDGRTRLSSDLERGDVMEAYFGNVLSIPYGGKTVRELIENPLSWVANEVHDFLENAVTKEHFLGLIDWVEARRPEPAVAKIYCGGGDSDGPAFVVSSGQRFPVSKVDFGWGVPLFGSYHFPWGGTAGYVMPMPNPAGNGDWMVYMHLFRGQLEFIETEASNFLRPLTCSYLRCLTASSN encoded by the exons ACGAACATTGCCTACCACTCTCCAACCTTGACTTGCTTcttcctccacttgatgtgggTGTTTTCTTTTGTTACAAGAGACCAACGTCGTCGACCTTGACGATCAGCTCATCCTCACCAGCTACTAATTCTTACAATTTTCAGTCCATGGTTGGTGTTCTGAAAAAGGCCATGGCCCAAGTCCTGGTGTCCTACTACGCCTTTGCCGGAGAGGTTGTGGCTAACTCTGTGGGTGAGCCTGAGCTGCTGTGCAACAACCGAGGCGTGGACTTTTATGAAGCAGTTGCAGATATTGAGCTTATGGACCTCAATTTGTATAACCCTGATGATAGCATTGAGGGGAAGCTCGTGCCCAGAAAGAAGAATGGGGTCCTTGCTGTCCAG GCAACGCAACTGAAATGTGGCGGTTTGGTGGTGGCGTGCACGTTTGATCATCGCATTGCAGATGCCTACTCGGCCAACATGTTTTTGGTGTCATGGCCAGAGACAGCTCAATCTAAACCAATATCACTGCTTCCATCGTTCAGAAGATCCTTGCTAAACCCAAGACGTCCTAGTTGCGTGGACGCTTCTTTGGACAACATGTACGTGCCCGTCTCCACACTGTCACCTCCCAAAGAGCCTGCACCTGATGCTGATCAACTCGTAAGTCGCATATACTATGTGAAAGCAGATGACCTAAATCAACTACAATCCCTTGCTAGCTCCAAAGGGAACAAGAGGACAAAAATGGAATCATTTAGTGGATTCTTGTGGCAATTGGTTGCCAAGTATTGTGCTATAAAAgatgataacaacaacaatgcCTGCAAGAAGATATCAAAAATGGGCATCGTTGTGGATGGAAGGACTAGGTTAAGTAGTGATCTTGAAAGAGGGGATGTAATGGAAGCATACTTTGGAAATGTGCTATCCATCCCCTATGGTGGCAAGACAGTCCGTGAACTAATTGAAAATCCATTGAGTTGGGTTGCAAATGAGGTCCATGATTTCTTGGAAAATGCAGTGACCAAGGAGCATTTCTTAGGGCTGATTGATTGGGTGGAGGCTCGGAGGCCAGAGCCAGCTGTGGCCAAGATAtattgtggtggtggtgatagCGACGGGCCGGCTTTCGTCGTCTCCTCCGGGCAAAGATTCCCGGTCTCGAAGGTGGATTTCGGTTGGGGTGTGCCTCTTTTCGGGTCGTATCATTTTCCATGGGGTGGAACTGCTGGGTACGTGATGCCCATGCCAAATCCAGCAGGTAATGGTGATTGGATGGTGTACATGCACCTGTTCAGAGGGCAGCTGGAGTTCATCGAGACAGAAGCTTCCAATTTCCTTAGGCCCTTGACTTGCAGTTATCTACGTTGCCTAACTGCATCATCAAACTAG